Proteins encoded together in one Luteimonas fraxinea window:
- the dusB gene encoding tRNA dihydrouridine synthase DusB, with amino-acid sequence MQIGPYRIEPNVVLAPMAGVTDKPFRQLCKRLGAGLAMSEMTISDPRFWQTEKSLRRMDHDGEPAPVGVQIAGTEPAMLADAARYNVDHGAQIIDINMGCPAKKVCNAWAGSALMQDEALVARILDAVVRAVDVPVTLKIRTGWCAEHRNAPTIARIAQDAGIAALAVHGRTRDQHYTGTAEYDTIAAIKAALSIPVLANGDIDSPEKALAVLRHTGVDAVMVGRAAQGRPWIFREIAHFLATGTHLAPPTLTEIRDILLGHLEALHAFYGETSGVRIARKHLGWYAKDRPENAAFRSVVNRAESADAQLALTCDYFDALVAGDLRPTLAA; translated from the coding sequence ATGCAGATCGGCCCCTACCGCATCGAACCGAACGTGGTCCTGGCCCCGATGGCCGGGGTCACGGACAAGCCGTTCCGCCAGCTGTGCAAGCGGCTGGGCGCGGGCCTGGCGATGTCGGAGATGACGATCAGCGATCCGCGCTTCTGGCAGACCGAAAAGTCGCTGCGGCGTATGGATCACGACGGCGAACCCGCGCCGGTCGGCGTGCAGATCGCCGGCACCGAGCCGGCGATGCTGGCGGATGCGGCGCGCTACAACGTCGACCATGGCGCGCAGATCATCGACATCAACATGGGCTGCCCCGCGAAGAAGGTCTGCAACGCCTGGGCCGGTTCGGCGCTGATGCAGGACGAGGCGCTGGTCGCGCGCATCCTCGACGCCGTGGTGCGCGCGGTCGACGTGCCGGTGACGCTGAAGATCCGCACCGGCTGGTGCGCCGAGCATCGCAACGCCCCGACCATCGCGCGCATCGCGCAGGACGCCGGCATCGCCGCGCTCGCGGTGCACGGCCGCACCCGCGACCAGCACTACACCGGCACCGCCGAGTACGACACGATCGCCGCGATCAAGGCCGCGCTGTCGATTCCGGTGCTCGCCAACGGCGACATCGATTCGCCGGAGAAGGCGCTGGCGGTGCTGCGACACACCGGCGTCGACGCGGTGATGGTCGGCCGCGCCGCGCAGGGCCGGCCGTGGATCTTCCGCGAGATCGCGCATTTTCTCGCTACCGGCACGCATCTGGCGCCACCGACGCTGACCGAGATCCGCGACATCCTGCTCGGCCATCTCGAAGCGCTGCACGCGTTCTACGGCGAGACCTCCGGCGTGCGCATCGCGCGCAAGCATCTGGGCTGGTATGCCAAGGATCGGCCCGAGAACGCGGCGTTCCGCAGCGTGGTCAATCGCGCCGAAAGCGCGGACGCGCAACTCGCGCTGACCTGCGATTATTTCGATGCGCTGGTCGCCGGTGACCTCCGGCCGACGCTCGCGGCCTGA
- a CDS encoding ribokinase: MSHVVVVGSFNVDHVWNCATLPRLGETLSGRYHTGPGGKGFNQAIAAARAGAATGFLCALGNDDGGRQARALAEADGIDLRVHDSSQPTGTAGIYVDEAGHNTIVIGAGANADLSVAWLGRQAAALAGARVLLSQLESPLDSVLEAMRLARAAGTITMLNPAPANAQCLRELLAAADILTPNETEFAALLERHTSHRIDSDAIAGTPDAQLHRLCRTLLPRGTVVITLGAAGAFVSHREDLLRGDDVPFYRVAAGKVEPVDTTGAGDAFNGALAAAYAAAHAHPFAEHVRFANRYAGLSTEHVGAALAMPRLAVGG; encoded by the coding sequence GTGAGTCATGTCGTCGTCGTCGGGTCGTTCAATGTCGACCATGTCTGGAACTGCGCCACGCTGCCGCGCCTGGGCGAGACCCTGAGCGGTCGTTACCACACCGGTCCGGGCGGCAAGGGTTTCAACCAGGCCATCGCGGCCGCGCGCGCGGGCGCCGCCACGGGCTTCCTGTGCGCGCTGGGCAATGACGATGGCGGCCGCCAGGCGCGCGCACTCGCCGAAGCCGACGGCATCGACCTGCGCGTGCACGACAGCAGCCAGCCCACCGGCACCGCCGGCATCTACGTCGACGAGGCCGGTCACAACACCATCGTCATCGGCGCTGGCGCGAATGCCGATCTCAGCGTCGCGTGGCTGGGCCGCCAGGCTGCTGCGCTCGCCGGTGCGCGCGTGCTGCTGTCGCAGCTCGAATCACCGCTCGACAGCGTGCTCGAAGCGATGCGCCTGGCGCGCGCGGCCGGCACGATCACCATGCTCAACCCGGCGCCGGCAAACGCGCAGTGCCTGCGCGAACTGCTGGCCGCAGCCGACATCCTCACGCCGAACGAAACCGAGTTCGCCGCGCTGCTGGAACGCCATACCAGCCACCGCATCGACAGCGACGCGATCGCCGGCACGCCCGATGCGCAGCTGCATCGCCTGTGTCGAACCCTGCTGCCGCGCGGCACCGTGGTGATCACGCTCGGCGCCGCCGGCGCATTCGTCTCGCACCGCGAAGACCTGCTGCGCGGCGACGACGTACCGTTCTATCGCGTGGCCGCCGGCAAGGTGGAGCCCGTCGACACCACCGGCGCCGGCGATGCATTCAATGGCGCCCTTGCTGCGGCTTATGCAGCCGCGCACGCGCATCCGTTCGCCGAACACGTGCGCTTCGCCAACCGCTACGCCGGTCTGTCGACCGAACACGTCGGCGCTGCACTCGCGATGCCGCGGCTCGCCGTCGGCGGCTGA
- a CDS encoding NupC/NupG family nucleoside CNT transporter, protein MMDDLTRIGFGLFGLAVLLAITWLFSNNKRKVDWKLVVTGVTLQIAFAAVVLRVPGGREVFDALGHGFVRILSFVNAGSEFIFGSLMNIETYGFIFAFQVLPTIIFFAALMGVMYHLGIMQFVVRIMASAITKVMRVSGAETTSVCASVFIGQTEAPLTVRPYISRMTQSELITMMIGGMAHIAGGVLAAYVGMLGGGNPEEQAFYAKHLLAASIMAAPATLVIAKILIPETGEPLTRGTVKMEVEKTTSNIIDAAAAGAGDGLRLALNIGAMLLAFIALIAMVNYPLEWIGEVTGLAEAIGKPTNLATIFGFVLAPIAWLIGVPWQDASVVGSLIGQKIVINEFVAYLQLADIVNGRVDGVVLSEQGRLIATYALCGFANFSSIAIQIGGIGGLAPDRRQDLARFGLRAVLGGTIATLMTATIAGVLTYVGA, encoded by the coding sequence ATGATGGATGACTTGACGCGGATCGGCTTCGGCCTGTTCGGACTGGCCGTGCTGCTCGCGATCACGTGGCTGTTCTCCAACAACAAGCGCAAGGTCGACTGGAAACTGGTCGTCACCGGCGTGACGCTGCAGATCGCGTTCGCCGCCGTCGTGCTGCGCGTGCCCGGTGGCCGCGAGGTGTTCGACGCGCTCGGCCACGGCTTCGTCAGGATTCTCTCGTTCGTCAACGCCGGCTCGGAGTTCATCTTCGGCAGCCTGATGAACATCGAGACCTACGGCTTCATCTTCGCCTTCCAGGTGCTGCCGACGATCATCTTCTTCGCCGCGCTGATGGGCGTGATGTACCACCTGGGCATCATGCAGTTCGTCGTGCGGATCATGGCCTCGGCGATCACCAAGGTGATGCGCGTATCCGGCGCCGAGACCACCAGCGTCTGCGCCAGCGTCTTCATCGGCCAGACCGAAGCGCCGCTGACCGTGCGCCCCTACATCTCGCGGATGACCCAGTCCGAACTCATCACGATGATGATCGGCGGCATGGCGCACATCGCCGGCGGCGTGCTGGCCGCGTACGTCGGCATGCTCGGCGGCGGCAATCCGGAAGAGCAGGCGTTCTACGCCAAGCATCTGCTGGCCGCGTCGATCATGGCCGCGCCGGCGACGCTGGTGATCGCCAAGATCCTGATTCCCGAAACCGGTGAGCCGCTGACCCGCGGCACGGTGAAGATGGAGGTCGAGAAGACCACCAGCAACATCATCGACGCCGCGGCCGCAGGCGCCGGAGACGGCCTGCGTCTGGCGCTGAACATCGGCGCGATGCTGCTGGCCTTCATCGCGCTGATCGCGATGGTGAACTACCCGCTGGAGTGGATCGGCGAAGTCACCGGTCTGGCGGAAGCGATCGGCAAGCCGACCAACCTGGCGACGATCTTCGGTTTCGTGCTGGCGCCGATCGCGTGGCTGATCGGCGTGCCGTGGCAGGACGCCTCGGTGGTCGGTTCGCTGATCGGCCAGAAGATCGTCATCAACGAATTCGTCGCGTACCTGCAGCTGGCCGACATCGTCAACGGCCGCGTCGACGGCGTGGTGCTCAGCGAGCAGGGCCGTCTGATCGCGACCTACGCGCTGTGCGGCTTCGCCAACTTCAGCTCGATCGCGATCCAGATCGGCGGCATCGGCGGGCTTGCCCCCGACCGTCGCCAGGACCTGGCGCGCTTCGGCCTGCGCGCGGTGCTGGGCGGCACGATCGCCACGCTGATGACGGCCACCATCGCCGGCGTGCTGACTTACGTCGGCGCCTGA
- a CDS encoding GGDEF domain-containing protein, which produces MRAPQRTRQGVVATLFGRADEVMLELGAGGELMVARVRAALSLLILLLPLIAASGGHGTRTVVVGLALAVFANLMAQVWLALARRQRRHPWLPYATASYDISMTTLVLVLLATREPAAALNSVVVWNFYMLAIALTALRNDGRLALYVGGLAVVQYAVLAIALMAGTGEARPASLGYGVASVAGQVERLLLLAMMTVVACAVVYRMQRLVDLSGRDGLTGLPNRAWLLQHAPRQLADSRREGRSLTLGLLDLDGFRRINADAGPRAGDRAIRGIALRLQTMLEDDESLSRIGGQEFVLLLRCPAGSAWERLDRLRRDMCNESLVVDRDGRPLPLSFSAGLAAFPPDGGDVSALLGVADRRLQQAKRAGRNRVEARDA; this is translated from the coding sequence ATGCGCGCACCGCAACGCACCCGGCAGGGCGTCGTCGCCACATTGTTCGGCCGTGCCGACGAGGTGATGCTCGAACTCGGCGCCGGCGGCGAACTGATGGTCGCGCGCGTCCGCGCTGCGCTCTCCCTGTTGATCCTGCTGTTGCCGCTGATCGCCGCAAGTGGCGGCCACGGCACCCGCACCGTCGTGGTCGGACTCGCGCTGGCGGTATTCGCCAATCTGATGGCCCAGGTCTGGCTGGCGCTCGCGCGGCGCCAGCGTCGACACCCCTGGCTGCCCTACGCCACCGCCAGCTACGACATCAGCATGACCACGCTGGTGCTGGTGCTGCTGGCGACCCGCGAGCCGGCGGCCGCGCTCAACAGCGTGGTGGTGTGGAACTTCTACATGCTGGCGATCGCGCTCACCGCGCTGCGCAACGACGGACGCCTGGCGTTGTATGTCGGCGGGCTGGCGGTCGTGCAGTACGCGGTGCTGGCGATCGCGCTGATGGCCGGCACCGGCGAAGCGCGGCCGGCGTCACTCGGTTACGGCGTGGCCTCGGTCGCCGGACAGGTCGAGCGTCTGTTGCTGCTGGCGATGATGACGGTGGTCGCCTGCGCGGTCGTCTATCGCATGCAGCGGCTGGTGGATCTGTCCGGACGCGACGGCCTGACCGGCCTGCCCAACCGCGCCTGGCTGCTGCAGCACGCGCCTCGGCAACTCGCGGACTCGCGCCGCGAAGGCCGCTCGCTGACGCTGGGCCTGCTCGATCTCGACGGCTTCCGCCGGATCAACGCCGATGCCGGCCCGCGCGCCGGCGACCGCGCGATCCGCGGCATCGCGCTGCGGCTGCAGACGATGCTGGAAGACGACGAATCGCTGTCGCGGATCGGCGGGCAGGAATTCGTGCTGCTGCTGCGCTGTCCGGCCGGCAGCGCGTGGGAACGGCTGGACCGGTTGCGACGCGACATGTGCAACGAGTCTCTGGTGGTCGATCGCGACGGGCGCCCGCTGCCGCTGAGCTTCAGCGCCGGACTCGCCGCGTTTCCGCCCGATGGCGGCGACGTGTCGGCCCTGCTCGGCGTCGCCGACCGTCGTCTGCAGCAGGCCAAGCGCGCCGGCCGCAACCGCGTGGAAGCGCGTGACGCCTGA
- a CDS encoding aldo/keto reductase, which produces MQYRRLGSSGLQLSALSFGAWVTFGSQIGRSEARNLVAAAWDHGVNFFDNAEGYANGAAEQVMGDVIADLRLPRDGYCVSSKVFFGAAADPRPTQRGLSRKHVRDACDAALKRLRVEHLDLYFCHRPDPDTPVAETVWAMDALIRQGKVLYWGTSEWPAALIREAAQIARTHHLQGPTMEQPEYNLLRRERVELEYAPLYAELGLGTTIWSPLASGLLTGKYTDGVPADSRLAQPQLEWLQGSVLGDANANRVGRAGRFTALAAELGVAPAPLAIAWCLTNPHVSTVLLGASRVSQLLENLEALTLLDRFDDNVWRRVEAVTG; this is translated from the coding sequence ATGCAGTACCGCCGCCTCGGCTCATCCGGCCTGCAGCTGTCCGCGTTGTCGTTCGGGGCCTGGGTCACCTTCGGCAGCCAGATCGGCCGCAGCGAAGCGCGCAACCTGGTCGCGGCCGCGTGGGACCACGGCGTCAATTTCTTCGACAACGCCGAGGGCTATGCCAACGGCGCGGCCGAACAGGTCATGGGCGACGTCATCGCCGATCTGCGCCTGCCGCGCGACGGCTACTGCGTGTCGAGCAAGGTGTTCTTCGGCGCGGCCGCCGATCCGCGCCCCACGCAACGCGGCCTGTCACGCAAGCATGTGCGCGATGCCTGCGACGCGGCGCTCAAGCGCCTGCGCGTCGAGCACCTCGATCTGTACTTCTGCCATCGGCCCGATCCCGACACCCCGGTCGCCGAAACCGTGTGGGCGATGGATGCGCTGATCCGCCAGGGCAAGGTGCTGTACTGGGGCACGTCCGAATGGCCGGCGGCGCTGATCCGCGAGGCCGCCCAGATCGCACGCACCCACCATCTGCAAGGTCCGACGATGGAGCAGCCCGAATACAACCTGCTGCGCCGTGAGCGCGTGGAGCTGGAGTACGCACCTTTGTATGCAGAGCTCGGACTCGGCACGACGATCTGGTCGCCGCTGGCGTCCGGCCTGCTGACCGGCAAGTACACCGACGGCGTGCCGGCCGACAGCCGCCTCGCGCAACCGCAACTCGAATGGCTCCAGGGCAGCGTGCTCGGCGATGCGAACGCGAACCGCGTCGGACGGGCAGGGCGCTTCACTGCATTGGCCGCCGAACTCGGCGTGGCGCCTGCGCCACTGGCGATCGCGTGGTGCCTGACCAATCCGCATGTCTCCACCGTGCTGCTGGGCGCTAGCCGGGTGTCGCAACTGCTCGAGAACCTGGAGGCGCTGACGCTGCTCGATCGTTTCGACGACAACGTCTGGCGGCGGGTGGAGGCGGTGACCGGCTGA